AAAGAGATTTCTGATTCAGTACCTATCGATGCAGTTGCGGGTTCTAGAAACTTCGATAGTATGATGCAATTCATGTGGAAGTTTGCAAATACACCACCCAAAGGATTCTGAGGTCTCCAATAAATAGTTTTCATGCCTTTGGTCCATGTTACTTGAACCATACAAGTTTTAGTGAGTTTTTAACTTGATTAATGGTAAATAAATCCATGTTAGATGGTGGAAAAACTCATTTTGTGGAATTCTTGATGTATTTGTCTGAGCTACTGAATCACCAGCCATTTTTTCCAGAATGATACTTATTAAGATATGTAATGTTGGACTTGAGTTGTAATCTAAATAGAACTTAAAGAGTCTATTTGCTGTATCTGaagtttataaataaaggcaGCGTGACCACTATAAGAATAGACTGAATCTATTGTGGGTTTAGcgaatcctctctctctctctctctctcttccccttgtaGTTACTGGTTCCTGATTCTGGGTTTGTCACTATGCTGGGATATAAATAATTTTGACCTGAAAAACAGAGTAATGATTGTTGTTTTGATATGTAACAACATAGGGTTACATGGATAGATTTTCACTGTGTTTCCTCTTGCAACAACACTGATAATCCTACTGTTAATGGTTTGATCATCTTTGTGGTTCTTGGGACACACTACCCTCATGGATTACTGTACACCTCAGTTATCAGAATGGAGAATTTACTCTTGTTTGCTTACTTGGTTGCCATAGGAGCGTTCTCTAATAATGTGGGAGGCaaaatgtggtaaaaattgaagCAAACTTTCCCCTCTTTCTCCCCTAGAGGATGTTTGGTTGCAAAAGAAATTGAATGGAAGAaaagtggaaattttcaaacctaaccTAAAATGAAAGTTTTGTAATCATTAGTGACTTAACCCCAATCCTCAATTCGCTCTAACCGTTTGAGCAACCCACGGATGCGtactttccttctcttcccaaTTGAATGGAACCCCAataatttaaaatctcaaaattaccaCTGATCCCTCCCCTATGCTCCCACAACACCCTCCAGACCTTCACCCAACCCCACCCTCCGCGTCCATGGTTGTAGTACACAGTATTGGATGGGTATCGGCTTTGGAAACCACCAATAGGATACCGTTACGGATTGGCCTTGATCAGACAGTTTTGCCCatggttttctttttaaaaaaatggtttttttactgttttaccccttgTCCATATTGTTTCCATGGATATTGGATCAGTGGCCGGCGATACCAATACCGACACCTCAAACCATATTCCtgtctcccccctcccctcaaCCGCTGCATCTACCTCCCCTCAACCCAGCCCCACTCTACAATTCCCTTTTCTCCCAACTCAATAGGTATGTAAGTCGGAAGCAAAGAATGTAACGAATGGGCAACGCTATTGGGTTGTAAGCTCTATCCTTCTTTCCATTGTTTCAAAAATTGTGGAAAAAGTGGTCCTTGGACTTGTAGAGGGAAAAGGGGGAGTGGCAACCATGTCAAACACATGGGGGTTGAAATGATTAGCCCGTccctataaaaaggaaaatgatttttcaaTGAATGCTTTCTCGTGCGTTCCCATTGACCATTGCGTATGCGTAGAAACCACACTTCCCTACAAGAAACACTTCTCAAATTTGAAATACTActtagggaatttttttttccgtgGGAGATTGTGGCAACTGCACCCAAACACATGGGACAAAATGACTTCTTCATCCCCTATGAAAAGCAATAACACCtgccttgttgatgcttctatttGCGTTCCCATTGGTCCATGCGTTGTTGTAGGTGCCACACTCCCAGACAAAAAACTTTTTCCTTAATATGTAGTACCATggatctggatcctctccaacgatTGATGCTCCAACCACCTCTAACCAAACATACACCTAGGGCTATGTGCCAATTACTCGTGGTTGTGTGGCCTAAGTGTTGGGATGCATGCATATGTTAGAGTTTAATTGCAATTCAACTAAGAGAACAAAGAGTAATTGTTGGATTACAATTTATCCATTGTTGGGAATAATTCGAAATTGATCCACTTCCATACTTCATAATTCACAAGTCAGCAATTAATTCAAGGATTTATTTGCAAGCCTCATGAATAATTTCATTACTTTCATGAGCAAGATTAAGTCCCTCAATATGTATTTGCACACGCCTTTAGGGCACATGATACGTTTCCccaaggctgtgtttggtagtcaagagaagaaaataaaagaaaaaaaaaaaaaacataaaacaaaaaatgtaatattttattgattAAAGAAAATCTCATTATGTTTACTATACCCTGAAccaaaaaaacacaagaaaatacaagagaaaaaaaattcttctattGGAATCGGAAAGacataatattttatttttctattcttaacttttcttttttagatatTTCTTTTCTCCTGACTACCAAACACGGTCCAAGAGTTTGGATCAAGTCTTGTACAATGCATGATCCACTCAATGTTAAAACTAGttttaaaaaaagagagattgagtGAATTCAATGTGTGAACCATGCACCATTCATCTCATATAAGAACATGATTAGACTCATTTCTCAAGGGTGTTGGAGTATTGAAAGAAACTTGGCTGCGGCCTGGCTACAACCCTGGTATCAGTGAAGGAAATAAAATCTCAGCCTATGAATGAAAAGATTCACCCAAAATAGGTATTTTCTGTAATCCGAAAGCCGAATCTTTGTACCGTGCCGCCGCGCGGCCACCGTGACACTATATTCCAGTACGTAattaattttatcttttctcATCAGATACGTCATACATTACAAATACGTCATACAATACGTCATACAGCAACCTTGGAAGCTTGCTAGGAAGGCGACTTGCTTGTCCGAACCTTAACGTTTCcgccttcttctttatttacttttattAGTTTATTCTGCttaattttcatcttcatctatGTAAATAGCGTTAAGAGTACCACTGATCTCTGAGTCTCCGATTAGTCTTAAAAAGGAACAGTGATATTGTTTAGACAAAACTGTAGAAAATGGCGGAAGAGCAGACAGTTCAAATCCCAAAGGTGAATCTTGGAACTCAAGGATTTCAGGTAAACCCTACTTTACTTGATtgccttatttttcttttctgaaatGATATCATGTCCTGGATGTTGAGCTCTTAGACTTACCCTAATTGATCAATAGCTTCACTTATGCTGTTTTAGAGATTCATTATTGTTGATACAAATTGGAaccaattcaagttgtaatttcgTATGAATTGTAAGTTGCCCTTTTCTCATTTGTAGAGATATGTTCTAAATAACTTGGAAATATCACATTCCCATTTTTCTGGTCCTGTAAGAGACATTGTATGTATTGATTATCTAGGGTGTGGCTCCAATATTTTCCCTAAACTGCCAATGGCTTTAGAAATCTATTCATGaatttatatattctttttaGCCATTTAATGGATTATTTTCATCCTTGTAATTCTTATCTGTATATCTATTGTGTTCTTGATCTACTTTTATAGAAGTGTTTCCAGTATACTGGATTTTAAGTCGTACATTTACCCAAAGGGTTGTGTTGTTTGAATATCTTATCGCTTTTAAATCCTTTAAGGTTTTCCTCTTGTTTTTCTTTAGAATCAGGTTATAATAGGTTCCTTGTATGGATTTTATCCAGAGAAATTGATTGCCAAAAATTATATGGTGTGACAAACAGTCAAGTGTGACTAAGTTCACTTGGTTATTTTTAGAGGAACTGAGCCTGATTAGCCATAGTTTTATCTAGGTTGATACTCTTAAGCGCAACTATTGGTGGGATTTCTTGATGTATGGTATTGACTCAACTCTTCATTTCCGAAAGATAATAGGTGCAAATTCGTGATAATATGATAGATAGCTAgacaaatcctttttttttcaccttttttgGGTCTTTTGCCTTTCATTCAATGCTGTAAtccatcccccctcccccctccctccctccctccctccctccctcctacacacacacacacacacacacaaaaaaaagaaaaaacaaaaaaaaaaaaaaaaaaaagaagaggaagaagaagaagaagaagaaagtaaagaaaagaaacatcCATGGATTATTCTGTTGTTTTCCATTGATGAATTTTAATGGTACTGATAATCTCTCAAGTGTTCTATCAGTATTCTCAACAGAACCATGAGACTCCGTGTAAAAGAAAAACTTTGACACATTCCTACTTACTTTGGTATTAAGTGATAAAAGAACTAAAGAAGCTTGAAAGTAGTTGCACAATGGGATAATTGGTTGAGCCTTTGAGGTGCAAAAACTGATgtaaaatgaatgaaaattgcAAGATAACTGAATGAGCCTATGTTACTCTTCCAGTGAGACTTTGATCCATTCCATGAGATAGCTGCAATTAgcctatcttctcttctcttttcatatTAGATTCCAAATTTACAAAttccaaaatctcaaatgaTCTCTGATTCTACAAGAGAGATTAGAAAAGGGAAGAATTTACAATGAACTTAGACTAATATTAAATGATTCCAACAAGAATCTCTTTGGTTCCAACAAGTGATGGAGACTGATTGAGATGCTCTGTTAGtatcaatcaagaaaaaaaaaaggccattaCCCAGGCGGGGCCTTGGGACTGGGAGGCGTCAGTTTGGAGATGGTCCTAGTTGGGATGTACCATAGTACATTTTGTATAAAACTACTTCAATAGTAGTATtttgtttctgatttttcttctctctccacccTCCAGGTCTCAAAGTTAGGGTTTGGATGCATGGGACTAACTGGAATGTACAATACTCCTGTTTCTGATGATGTTGGAATCTCAATCATCAAAGAAGCTTTTAGTAAAGGAATCACATTCTTTGACACAGCTGATACATATGGAGCCCATGCTAATGAAGTCCTGGTTGGAAAGGTATGTGTATCCTAGTGTATGATCTTGATAAACAGAATATTTATGCTTCTGTGCTAGAATATTAAACCAGTAATTGCCCTTTTCCTGATTTATTTATGGATAAGAACAAGCATGACATTTTCTAGAAATTTGTACTGGCCTTttacttcttttggtttttaaacAAGGCAGGCTCGTAAGGGATTGATACCTAATGGCTATGGATATAAATGATAAGCCCCATTCTAATTCCATAGGAAGATTCTTTTAAACATTTATGATTCAACTAGTTGGTAGTAGGAATAGGTGCGCCTTGTTTGAACATAGCTCACACTTTGCTATGTTTTTGGTTATATTCATTGTAGCTGGTTTAGGAAGGGGTTCTTTTAGTCCTCACGAGAAGGATCTTAATAATCTTTGCAGGCATTGAAGCAATTGCCTCGAGAAAAGATCCAGCTAGCAACAAAATTTGGTATTGTAAGCATGGGGCCAACTGGAGTGGTAGTTAATGGTACTCCTGAATATGTTCGTGCCTGTTGTGAGGGAAGCCTGAAGCGTCTGGATGTGGAGTATATTGATCTCTATTATCAACATCGGGTGGACACATCAACACCTATTGAGGACACTGTAAGCCCATCATTCTCCTCTCTCCTGCTTTAGTTTTCGAAGAGGTTGAGTTTggagaaatttttctttcatcttaAATGTTGAATTTGTCCTAATTCCTCTTGTTTGATGGTGACTGATCTCTATGACTGATTAgaggttgattttttttttttccaatggtaGATGGGGGAACTCAAGAAGTTGGTGGAAGAAGGAAAAGTAAAATACATTGGGTTATCTGAAGCAAGTCCTGAAACAATTAGGAGGGCACATGCAGTTCATCCTATCACTGCTTTACAAATGGAATGGTCTCTGTGGACACGCGACATTGAGGAAGAGATAATCCCACTTTGCAGGTTCTTCAAAATGGCAAACCTTCTCATTGAACCTCTATCCTGAGTAAAATTgcttcttctcccccccccccccctcttctaatTTTTGGGTATATCTATTTAAGcttctttttaccctttttttttttcaaattcccTTTTTGTTCTTCCACTTCCATTTTTATATCCCAATTTACTTTAGGTGAGGCCAATTGGAGTTTAAATTCCTGTGACATCTCTCTAAATCTTGCATCTTTGTTGGCAATGAATCATCACTTAGCTGACTTAAACTGTCCAATTAAAATATGCAAGTGATGTTCTTGTACATTTTGGCATGCAGGGAACTTGGTATTGGGGTTGTGCCTTACAGTCCTCTTGGTCGTGGCTTTTTTGGTGGCAAGGCAGTTGCTGAAAAGCTACCTGAAAACAGTTTCTTGGTATGAAAATAGGATCTTGGTTGGGTCTTTGTCTGTTTCTCATCCAATTTCTATAGGCTGGGTTTACCCATTCTGAATGGGTAGATGAGCTTATTGAGCTGATGACCACCCTTCTATGTTTAGGCCTCACATCCTAGGTTCACAGGAGAGAACTTAGATAGGAACAAAATGCTTTACGAAAGGATGGAGAACTTGGCTGCAAATTATGGATGCACCCCTGCTCAACTAGCACTAGCATGGATTCTCCATCAAGGAGATTATGTGGTCCCTATCCCAGGTGAGTGACTTTTATCATTTCTCTAGAACAGAGGCTTACAGAAATAAAATCATTAAAGATGTGTTTTAACTGTGTTCATTTGCATGAAATGATTGTGATGTAAGTATTTGAAATGGTCTTGCTGATCTCCTTTTTGAATTTCTCCAGGGACAACCAAAATTAAAAACCTTGATAATAATATTGGCTCATTGAAGGTGAAGCTGACTGAGGAAGATTTGAAAGAGATTTCTGATGCTGTACCTATCGATGTGGTAGCGGGTTCTAGAACCGCTGATATTTTTCTGCAGTGCTCATGGAAGTTTGCAAATACACCCCCAAAGGATTCCTAGGTCTCAACTAAATAGTCTTCATGGTTTGGTCCATAGTACTTGAACCATACAAAATTTAGTGTGTTTTAAAATGGTTGACGGTAATAAATCTGGTAATCTCTTAGGGCTTGTTTTTGGCCTTTTTCTCCTGGGCTGGCTTTCTTTGGGTagtgttttttttcccttgattaGCCAGAAGGAAGGCTTTGTctgttgtatttattttctcttttgtttaatatattttccgtttatccaaaaaaaaatctgttaaaAGCGTGTATTGTGGGGAGTGTTCCACTGTGTACTGTAAGATCATGTCTGAGTTATAGTTTGTTGTTATGtctatttagttatttactactactactactgtGTTTAGAGTTAGGGAGTTCTTTACATTCGTTGTTATTAGTCATTGTACTTTATCTTTGGCTCTTAGTAAACCTTATACtaagaatttcaaaaataattcgAAAGTGACATATTATTATGTTATGATTGAAAGAGTTTATTCTCAAAAGTTCTTAAGTTAGGGGTATAAAAAGATGGATGAAGTTTTCTTTGACCGGTGGCTAAATAATGGGATGGTCTAGATGTGACTGCCatcactccccccccccctcactgTATcgaaaaaaaatcctctgccaCGGGTGTGGCTGTGCGACGAGGATCCGATGGACAGCATGATATTGGGGCACGTGTTGATGTCGTCTCGGCCATCGGAACCTTGCCGCACggccacacccacacccacggCAGAGGAAGAAAGTCCATCACTGTACATGGTTGTGTTGGGCCCAGTGAATGGGGCCGTGGCCTTAGGAAACTTTAGTCTTACAGAGATTTTCAAAAGTAATTTGAAGGTGACATTATCATGTCATCATCAGAAAGTGCTATTGTCATTTGCAGATTTTCAAGTATATATATGAATGACAATATTTATCATCATTGGAAAGAATAACGTGCAACATTGAAAGAGTGAAAACGTTAGGATACAATTATTTGACacattaagggtgtcaataatAAAAGAATAACGTGCAACATTGAAAGGGTAAAAACgttgggttgaaatcgtctgcaattccgatcttgtataattccgtgcaataccacctttagggggtgacacgtgtattgataccaatacaatggtccagatctagtacaactaataaaacattaaatcagtgaagagacatttaaatcagatatggaccattgcattggtatcaatacacgtgtcaccccctaaaggtggtatttcacggaattgtacgagatcgaaattatagatgatttttttccaaaaacgTTAGGATACAATTATTTGACACATTAAAGGGTGTCAATAATAAAATCTCTTTTATTATTCTAATTATTAGATCAATGAAAAGTCAATATAGATATGTCACATGTAAATTTTAGTAGTACTCCTTATCAATCATATTGTTGCTCAATCTCAATGTATAAAGGATTGATTTTTCCTACACACATGGTCAAGGGAAAATTTATCAATCGAGAggttcttttctattttttggtagaacaatcAAGGGGTTCATATGGTGTGAAGAAGGTACCGTATATGTGATGATGGGAGGTATTATCGATCATTTACAAATAGGGGCATACATTTatggtatatattttttttctgataaatacATTTATGGCGTAGAATTGACTTCAAATAAACTTGGAAGAAGGTACCCTTTCAAATAAACTTGGAAGAAGGTTCATATGGATAGTATCATATGAAAAAAgacttgtaccaaaaaaaaaaaaaaaaagactggtGATGTCATGGATAGCATCACAAATAAAGCGGGACAGCGTTTCAAAACGTGAAATCGGGATGGCATAAGCTAGAATTAGTCCGGAGGGCCGGAGTCCCGGATCCTCTCTAGTGCCTCAACGCCCAGTGTAATAGGATGGTTGGCAGCACCTTGACATGCATCTTTAGTCATCAAATGCATATTAAGCGCACTAACACACTTGAGAGGATTTGGTTCCTCAAGAACCCTATATTCTAAGGTTTCTTGATATGAAATGTCCATATTAGATCGGCTAGCTTATGGATTGATCACAAATAATGCTAAATTACATTACTTTCGTTTGTAAGGGCAATTGAGGATTTTGCATGGGTTCAGATATAGGAAAAAGAACATTATCTTATAAGTCAGGCATACATAAATATATGGACCaatggaaataaagaaggaatctttttttcttttttttttctgataataaaaaagatgctctatggtagtgatcatagccttCCGACCAAAGCCCACATATATAACAAGCAACGCTTTCGCAGAACCAACAAATAAAAGTGGGACATGTTGACTCAAATCCACAATCAGTCGACTCAAACGATGATGAGGTAAGGACTTCCTTCTACTAAGCTACCAACCTTGTTGCTAATGCGAGAACATCTTCAACTCATGCTTGGGGAGATCAGCATATTAACCTTTACGATCAAAATCTGTCCCTGAACCCAACCCATGTAATAACTCGCTTTTTGAGAAGGTTGATCCTAGCCCAGGGTTTTACGATTTTGGCCGATTCTGGTCATTTGGAACCGGATTGGATTGATTGTATGGCCATCTGACATCCGTATCCAGTATCAATATCGGCCACCTAACTGATACGGATCGTCCCATTTGGCACGAATGTGGTTTTTCAATGGAAAAACAGTGTTTTGATCCAGTACTGGACTGATACGGATCGATACAGCTGATCCGTATCGGTATTGGAGACGGATACCGATCCCAATACATCCGTGGTGGTTCATAGGACATGTAGATGGGGCCGTGGTGGGGGACCTGGGAGCTTGTTAGGAAGGCGACTCGCCAGTTCGAACCTAACCATCCTACCTACCTCCACGTTCTACCTTCTACTTCAAGAGATTCTgcttcttctttatcttcatcttcttcttcgtagcACCGTTAAGAGTGCAGTAGTACACTTTCAGTATCAGATTAGCTATCATATTCGGCTTTGGAAAAGGAAAAGTGAATatatttagaaaagaaaatggggGAAGAGCAGACAGTTCAAATCCCAAAGGTGAAGCTAGGAACTCAGGGATTTGAGGTAAAGCCCTCCTTCACTTGGTTGCCTCATCTTCCAGAATTTTCCTAATAGtaaatttcttcttttggttaATAATGCTCATCCCTTACATGAGTTggatttcctttcttctctgaAATGATATCATATCCTGGATGTTAGGGTTTCAGAGGCAATTCAATACGCATCTTTGTGTATTTTCTCAGATGAATGAGAAGGACAGCTTCCCcttctccccacccccacccccacaaaaataaaataaaataaaaaataaaaattactaaTTGTGGATGTAAAATCTCCTACTACTGTTTCAAAAATTCATGTTGGTTTTCAATCCCCAATCACATTATTGTTGAAAAATTGGATAAAGAACTAGGCCATTTTCTTCAATAACTCAATACTGATTTCAAGTCTTCTAGTGCTGTTGAGTAAAGTATTGCTGGATAGCATAAGAGAATCTCACTTACCACCAAAGTTCCCTTGAGGTTAAAATGAAGGAATATTAATACATACATCATGTTCTGGCAAAGAAGTTGATTGGCCGAAGTTTTGATCACTATACAACCTTCTTAAAGCATGAAATATTCCCTATAAGCATAGTCATTGTTGAAGTTAGTGAAAGAGTGCTTTTAGTTTTAGCTTAGATAGATCACTAATATAATGAAATTGTATATTCTGGTTTTTCTCAAGCTACCTCTACAAGGGCTTCGAAACCAAGTTGTCATTTATTATGAATTGAAAATTGTTCCCTTTTCACATTTGTAGAGATATGTTTTAAATAACTTGGAAATGCCACTTTCCCATTTTTCTGGTCCTGGCAGAGACATGGGGAAGTGTTGATAAGCTGGGGTCTGGTTACTATAGTTTTCATTTTCTGCCAATGGCTTTAAGAAATCTATTCGTGAATGTATAGAATTTGCTTTTTATCCATTTAATGGGTTACTTTCATCCTTGTAATTCTTGTCTGTACGGCTGTACCTTTGTTGTGTTATAATGTTACTTACAGTGGAAATTTGTGTTCTTGATCCACTTTGAAGCTATCACAATTATTGATCTACTTTTATAGAAGTGTTTCCTGTACACTGGATTTTATGTCATACATTTACCCAAAGGGCTGAATTGTTTGAACATATTATAGCTCTTAAAATTCCTTAAGGTTTTCATCTTGCTTTTTCTTAAAGAGTCAGGAGGttcatttcaaagaaattgAGAGCCAATATGATGCATTTCACTAAC
This Macadamia integrifolia cultivar HAES 741 chromosome 10, SCU_Mint_v3, whole genome shotgun sequence DNA region includes the following protein-coding sequences:
- the LOC122091627 gene encoding probable aldo-keto reductase 1, whose amino-acid sequence is MAEEQTVQIPKVNLGTQGFQVSKLGFGCMGLTGMYNTPVSDDVGISIIKEAFSKGITFFDTADTYGAHANEVLVGKALKQLPREKIQLATKFGIVSMGPTGVVVNGTPEYVRACCEGSLKRLDVEYIDLYYQHRVDTSTPIEDTMGELKKLVEEGKVKYIGLSEASPETIRRAHAVHPITALQMEWSLWTRDIEEEIIPLCRELGIGVVPYSPLGRGFFGGKAVAEKLPENSFLASHPRFTGENLDRNKMLYERMENLAANYGCTPAQLALAWILHQGDYVVPIPGTTKIKNLDNNIGSLKVKLTEEDLKEISDAVPIDVVAGSRTADIFLQCSWKFANTPPKDS